The Bacteroidales bacterium sequence CGTAGAGAATTATTAATAACTTCAAAACCGGGAGGAGCAGGATTATCATGGGGCGTTGGATTTCGAATTTCAAAATTTCATTTTAATTACGGAAGAGCAACATATCATTTAGCCGGTCCTTCAAATCATTTTTCTATTAATACCAACCTGTCCGACTTTTATAAAAAGACTAAATAAAAGTCCGCAAGAAAACTTCTATATTGTCATTTTGAACGAAGTGAAAAATCTAATAACATAGTGTATATAAGCCGAATGGGATTTGCTTTCAGTGAGGGCTTCGCTAAGCTGTTAAAAATTCACCATTTTCGATGAAAAAGCTCCCCCTGTTTTTGTATGTTTGTGAATATCAAAGATTTAACAATATGGAAAAATAAAATGTACAAGTACAAAATAATATGATTTTTTTTTGCAAAACATCAAATATTTAACGAATTAAGATAAGGGTACAGCGTACCCGAAATATTTATAGAAAACAATTTCACAGATTATTATAGGTGCAGAGCACTGTAATATTATTTAAAACCATTCACATCATTAATTTAAATAAGTAAAATATTCCGGTGCGCTGCACCTAAAAGTTAGATTTTTAAATTATTTGTTATAAAGATAATCGGTGCTCTGCACCTTACAAAAAATATTCACCATAATGTATATAAATACACAGCCCCGCTTAAAGACCTCATATAGAGACCGATACAAAACCCGGGAGAAGTTTTTTTACAAAACATAAAATTTTTAACAGCTTAGGGCTTCGTCGTTCTCACTTCGTTCGAAATGACAGCATGATTAAAATTTCAAGGGTTTTCTTGCAGACACTATATTGTTTATTATTAATACAAATTTAACATCTTTTTAATCTCTTTTTCTTTTTTTAATATTACCTTGCCATAAAAAATACCAAAATGAATATTATAAAAAATATTGGACTGGTAGCACACGATAATCGTAAAAGCGACCTTGTTGAATGGGTAATGTGGAATTATGAAGAACTAATAAAACATAATCTGTTTTGCACAGGTACTACAGGAAAACTTGTTGAGGAAGCATTACTTGAAAAAATTGGAGTAGAAAATATTGATGAGCCAAAAATTACAAAATTAAAGTCGGGACCACTTGGAGGCGACCAGCAAATGGGTGCTCTTATTTCACAAGGAAAGATTGATATTCTGATTTTTTTATGGGATCCTATGCAAGCACAACCCCACGATGTAGATGTAAAAGCATTGCTACGACTGGCAGTTCTTTACAATATTCCAACTGCATGTAATCGCTCTACTGCCGATTTTATAATATCATCCGAAATTCTTAAACATGAATACTCACCCAAAATAATTGATTATTCATCCTACATTAACAGAAATATTGAATAAATAAATTCAGAATTGACTGTTTTTCCTTTCGGTTGTATTTTCTGCTTTTTTATTTATCTCCAAAAGCAAGGTCGCCAGCATCACCTAATCCGGGTACAATATATGCTTTTGATGTTAATTCTTTATCTATAACACCTGCCCAGATTGTTATTTTATCCATTGACAGATTTTTAGTTAGATGTTCTATACCTTTTGTGCTGACAATTATTGTTACAATATGAGTATGTTCGGGTATTCCTTTTTCAATTAATGTTTTGTATGATAATACCATTGAAGCTCCTGTTGCAAGCATGGGGTCGGAAATTATCAGAACTTTATTATCAATAGGAGGACAGGAAAGATGTTGAAACTGAATATTAAAAGTTCCGTCTTTTTCATAATTTCTATAAGCAGATATAAAAGCATTTTCA is a genomic window containing:
- a CDS encoding methylglyoxal synthase, with protein sequence MNIIKNIGLVAHDNRKSDLVEWVMWNYEELIKHNLFCTGTTGKLVEEALLEKIGVENIDEPKITKLKSGPLGGDQQMGALISQGKIDILIFLWDPMQAQPHDVDVKALLRLAVLYNIPTACNRSTADFIISSEILKHEYSPKIIDYSSYINRNIE
- the upp gene encoding uracil phosphoribosyltransferase, whose amino-acid sequence is MMIKILSKENSLFNQYIAEIRDEKIQKDSLRFRKNLERVAEIFAYEISKELEYENKAVKTPLGIANVPVLKAQPVLATILRAGLPMHFGLLNYFDKAENAFISAYRNYEKDGTFNIQFQHLSCPPIDNKVLIISDPMLATGASMVLSYKTLIEKGIPEHTHIVTIIVSTKGIEHLTKNLSMDKITIWAGVIDKELTSKAYIVPGLGDAGDLAFGDK